Proteins encoded in a region of the Bacteroidota bacterium genome:
- a CDS encoding PD40 domain-containing protein: MRYSFSILFLISILSFSYLAASAQTDPREAKEHYNKRNYVAAVLVFDKLIKEEPGNSDYLHKAGICYLKTNIDKTKAIPYLEKAVKIVKVDPEAFFDLGLAYQYAYRFDDAIKSFEKYKTFIAGKDIELKKAARQIETCYNAKELIKYPLNVTFENMGPEINTEYPDYYPFIAPDETFLIFTTRRKGAPAVMEFDGFYSSDIYISNALNGEFTKSKSIGNSINSSFDEQAVGMSGDGNQLFVYIDNIKEFGDIYLSERKPGGTYKKPVIIGEAVNSKSLETSGTISYDDNILFYASDKPGGFGGRDIYMTRKLPNGNWAQSQNLGPNVNSAYNEDFPNILSDGKTLYFASEGHMGIGGYDIFHTQWNEESNTWSTPKNAGYPLNTPEDNHMITFTEDGKHGYTSLLRKGGYGDLDIYKVTFNEVEAQQTVIRGILSSLDTLQPVTAPLITLFDLNNSDAEPNVYSINPNNNSCTIIVVPGKYELVIEADGFDDYKEKLVIFDKDGWQAQIEKYLIMKPTNYKIK; encoded by the coding sequence ATGCGCTATTCCTTTTCAATACTATTTTTAATTTCCATTTTATCTTTTTCTTACTTGGCGGCTTCAGCCCAAACTGATCCACGGGAAGCAAAAGAACATTATAATAAAAGAAATTATGTAGCTGCAGTGTTGGTTTTTGATAAACTTATTAAAGAAGAGCCAGGTAATTCGGATTACCTTCATAAAGCGGGCATTTGTTATCTTAAAACAAATATTGATAAAACCAAGGCCATCCCCTATCTTGAAAAAGCAGTGAAAATTGTAAAAGTAGACCCTGAAGCATTTTTTGATTTAGGGTTAGCCTATCAGTATGCTTATCGTTTTGATGATGCTATTAAAAGTTTTGAAAAATATAAAACTTTTATAGCAGGGAAAGACATTGAATTAAAAAAAGCTGCAAGACAAATAGAAACTTGCTACAATGCAAAGGAATTAATCAAATATCCATTGAATGTAACATTTGAAAATATGGGTCCAGAAATAAATACTGAGTATCCTGATTACTATCCCTTTATTGCTCCGGATGAAACCTTCTTGATTTTCACTACGCGTAGAAAAGGAGCTCCTGCGGTAATGGAATTTGATGGGTTCTACTCTTCCGATATTTATATATCAAATGCATTGAATGGAGAATTCACAAAATCCAAGTCTATTGGTAATTCAATAAATTCCAGTTTTGATGAGCAAGCAGTAGGTATGTCTGGAGACGGAAATCAGCTTTTTGTATATATTGATAATATTAAGGAATTTGGAGATATTTATCTCTCTGAAAGAAAGCCAGGAGGTACGTATAAGAAACCAGTAATAATAGGCGAAGCTGTAAATTCAAAGTCTTTAGAAACATCTGGCACCATTTCATACGATGATAACATTCTTTTTTATGCAAGCGATAAACCCGGAGGTTTTGGCGGCAGGGACATTTACATGACAAGAAAGTTACCAAATGGTAATTGGGCCCAGTCTCAAAATTTGGGTCCAAATGTTAATTCTGCTTATAATGAAGATTTTCCTAATATTCTTTCAGATGGAAAAACCCTTTATTTTGCATCTGAAGGGCATATGGGTATAGGAGGTTATGATATATTTCATACTCAATGGAATGAAGAATCCAATACCTGGTCTACACCAAAAAATGCCGGCTACCCTTTAAATACTCCAGAGGACAATCATATGATAACATTTACCGAAGATGGAAAACATGGCTATACCTCTTTATTAAGAAAAGGTGGGTATGGAGATCTGGATATTTACAAAGTAACTTTTAATGAGGTAGAAGCTCAACAAACTGTAATTAGAGGGATATTATCCTCTCTTGATACACTTCAACCAGTTACTGCACCGTTAATAACATTGTTTGACTTAAATAATTCTGATGCAGAGCCCAATGTTTATTCAATAAATCCAAATAATAACAGTTGTACAATTATTGTTGTGCCCGGGAAATATGAGCTTGTAATAGAAGCAGATGGATTTGATGATTACAAGGAAAAACTAGTGATTTTTGATAAGGACGGTTGGCAAGCGCAAATTGAAAAATATTTAATAATGAAGCCAACAAATTACAAAATAAAATGA
- a CDS encoding 3'-5' exonuclease, whose product MKLNLTRPLAFFDLETTGINVGSDRIVEIAILKVHPNGEKETLTHRINPTIPIPAGASAVHGIFDKDLIGKPTFKELGSKLADFLENCDLAGYNSNKFDVPLLVEEFLRAGIDFEIKGKKLIDVQTIFHILEPRTLAGALRFYCNQELTNAHQAEADILATYDVLMAQLEKYDQLQNDVNFLHDFSARGKNADLAGRITFNANGIEVFNFGKHKDKVVEEVFKLEPSYYDWMMNGDFPLSTKNVITALRLKSKNNKL is encoded by the coding sequence ATGAAACTAAATTTAACACGCCCGCTTGCATTTTTTGATTTGGAAACTACAGGAATAAATGTAGGAAGCGACCGAATTGTAGAGATTGCGATTTTAAAAGTACATCCAAACGGTGAAAAAGAAACCCTTACGCATAGAATTAACCCCACTATCCCTATTCCCGCTGGTGCCTCAGCAGTGCATGGGATATTTGACAAAGATCTTATTGGAAAACCAACCTTTAAAGAATTAGGAAGTAAATTGGCTGACTTTTTAGAGAATTGCGACCTAGCTGGTTATAACTCCAACAAATTCGATGTTCCTTTGCTCGTTGAAGAGTTTTTAAGGGCAGGCATAGATTTTGAAATAAAGGGTAAAAAGCTTATCGATGTTCAAACCATATTCCATATACTTGAACCTAGAACTCTTGCCGGTGCCCTTCGTTTTTACTGCAACCAGGAACTTACCAATGCCCATCAGGCCGAGGCTGATATTCTTGCTACCTATGATGTATTAATGGCCCAATTGGAAAAATATGATCAGTTACAAAACGATGTTAATTTCCTCCATGATTTTTCTGCCAGAGGAAAAAATGCAGATTTAGCTGGAAGAATCACTTTTAACGCAAATGGAATAGAAGTCTTTAATTTCGGTAAGCATAAAGATAAAGTTGTAGAGGAAGTATTCAAGTTAGAGCCTTCTTATTATGATTGGATGATGAATGGAGACTTTCCTCTTTCAACAAAAAACGTAATTACTGCACTGAGATTAAAAAGCAAGAACAATAAGTTGTAA
- a CDS encoding 1-acyl-sn-glycerol-3-phosphate acyltransferase produces MFFQILKIIVRIAVGFYYRRTYVKGMENIPMDRPVLLASNHPNAFMDAIVLTLFFPRRVFSLARSDVFDTAVKRKVMRYFRIMPVYRIQDGADQLYKNTEIFEKCHTLLNQKSGILIFPEGICIQERRLRKLRKGLARIAFGSMEVADFKMDLCIVPVGINYTKPARHGGDLFLNIDAPIEVESYLDQYNTDKIRTINKLTADVEKAMSKLIVVIEDFKDDELVGQLESLLENDPKLFGDNKLNPVEKDFIISRKITHGLSDFKKNSPTGFQELKLKVREFFAILNLQGFKLELLNRAILDKSIISLIVPKLFFAIATLPIFMVGSILNYIPYRFPFLLTKKIVKSNVEFFSSINLTIGTLIFIFYYLLISVLTVVLFNSSFVPLLLIAGPFTGKFALYYRNKLVQIVALYKMKNEHELAGKLIKNKNDIVEKIENLIHSMEKEKVY; encoded by the coding sequence ATGTTTTTTCAAATATTAAAAATAATTGTTCGAATTGCTGTAGGTTTCTATTACCGTAGGACCTATGTAAAGGGAATGGAAAACATACCTATGGACAGGCCGGTTCTGCTTGCTTCCAATCATCCCAATGCCTTTATGGATGCAATTGTACTCACTTTGTTTTTCCCACGTAGGGTTTTTTCATTGGCACGTTCAGATGTTTTTGATACTGCTGTTAAAAGAAAAGTGATGCGTTATTTTCGGATTATGCCTGTATACCGTATCCAGGACGGGGCTGACCAATTGTATAAGAATACAGAAATCTTTGAAAAATGCCATACTTTATTAAATCAAAAATCAGGAATTCTTATTTTTCCGGAAGGTATTTGCATACAGGAAAGAAGGTTAAGAAAACTAAGAAAAGGGTTAGCCAGAATCGCCTTCGGCTCAATGGAGGTCGCTGATTTCAAAATGGATCTTTGCATTGTTCCTGTTGGTATCAATTATACCAAACCAGCCAGGCATGGAGGTGATCTTTTTTTAAATATAGATGCCCCCATAGAAGTTGAATCCTACCTTGATCAGTACAATACGGATAAAATAAGGACCATTAACAAATTAACAGCAGATGTTGAAAAGGCAATGTCTAAACTTATTGTTGTAATAGAAGATTTCAAGGATGATGAATTGGTAGGCCAATTGGAATCATTATTAGAAAATGATCCAAAATTATTTGGAGATAATAAATTAAATCCGGTAGAAAAAGATTTTATTATAAGCCGTAAAATCACACATGGGTTAAGCGATTTTAAAAAGAATAGCCCTACTGGTTTTCAAGAACTAAAATTAAAAGTAAGAGAATTTTTTGCAATTCTTAATTTGCAGGGATTCAAGCTGGAATTATTGAACAGAGCTATTCTTGATAAAAGTATAATAAGCTTGATTGTTCCGAAACTTTTTTTCGCTATTGCAACCCTGCCAATTTTTATGGTTGGTAGTATTCTAAATTATATACCCTACCGTTTTCCTTTTCTGCTAACAAAAAAAATTGTAAAAAGCAATGTTGAATTTTTCTCTTCCATTAATTTAACCATTGGCACACTCATTTTTATTTTTTACTATCTCTTAATCTCTGTACTAACTGTTGTTCTTTTCAATAGCAGCTTTGTTCCTTTATTATTAATTGCTGGACCATTTACAGGAAAATTTGCTCTTTATTATAGAAACAAATTAGTTCAAATAGTGGCCTTGTATAAAATGAAAAACGAGCATGAATTAGCTGGAAAACTAATCAAAAATAAAAATGATATTGTTGAAAAAATTGAAAATTTAATTCATTCCATGGAGAAAGAAAAAGTATATTGA
- a CDS encoding tetratricopeptide repeat protein translates to MLKKILVLVLFTIFSLNIYSETLDSLLIELKNTSQDTVRVNLLYKVSKNIYTQNPDSAKAYILEALAISEKENFTLGIANSYLMLGRICFVKSDYELGIENNLKALKYYKKISDNQGIVDSYLNIGNIYSQQEKYIQGVQINLLSLKYLEKLKDKEGLCYAHLSIGSILLKNKNFRSAKKFFVQAIDMACEIHDTLKLVQGYNNLGSIYLEEENFEKSLFFYNKALNINQKVNNKRSQAFNLGNIANVYNYQKKFSEALVYYLKSKQIFEEIGEKTFITFSHYNIGNLLFNQSRFDEAATYFYESIEKANEIGNRNIILMANKKLAELYASQKDYLSAYNCRLNFDSIKEKIIEEDNLQKLTDLEKKYESEKNEKEIFKLNLINIEHNLAEEKSRLTSLSLSVSVIILFAGGIVLYKRNKEKKGINLKLETAVKDRTIRLENQNLEKELMLKEIHHRVKNNLQLISSLLNLQLHYNPTMSAPQVVAQFNNKIKCMAMIHDKLYAATDFKSLNVKEYFSDLCYFIKSMSDSPLTEMEFNIESHDLPLDKMIPCGLILNELVSNSLKHGITVEPKGRVRVEFQKTGSIYCLRVVDNGIGFPGEIDFKNLDSLGLTLVHSLVEQLNGEIKFIKDKETTVLVCFSLDKQA, encoded by the coding sequence ATGTTAAAGAAAATCCTTGTTTTAGTATTATTCACTATTTTTTCTCTAAATATATATTCAGAGACTTTAGATTCACTTTTAATCGAATTAAAAAATACGTCCCAAGATACAGTAAGAGTAAACTTATTGTATAAAGTTTCAAAAAACATCTATACTCAAAATCCTGATTCAGCAAAAGCATATATACTTGAAGCACTTGCAATTTCCGAAAAAGAAAACTTTACACTGGGAATTGCAAATTCTTACCTTATGCTTGGACGAATATGCTTTGTGAAAAGTGATTATGAACTTGGCATTGAGAATAATCTGAAAGCATTAAAATACTATAAAAAAATTAGCGATAACCAAGGAATTGTAGATTCTTACCTCAATATAGGCAATATATATAGTCAGCAGGAAAAGTATATTCAAGGAGTTCAAATCAACCTTTTAAGTTTAAAGTATCTGGAAAAATTAAAGGATAAAGAAGGATTGTGTTACGCACACCTTAGCATTGGAAGCATTTTATTGAAAAATAAAAATTTCAGGAGTGCTAAAAAATTCTTTGTGCAGGCTATAGATATGGCTTGTGAAATCCACGATACCTTAAAATTGGTGCAGGGATACAATAATTTAGGCAGTATTTACCTGGAGGAGGAAAATTTTGAAAAATCTCTTTTTTTTTATAATAAAGCTTTAAATATTAACCAAAAAGTAAACAATAAACGAAGCCAGGCCTTTAATTTGGGGAATATAGCCAATGTGTATAATTATCAGAAAAAATTTTCCGAGGCATTGGTGTATTATTTAAAATCAAAACAAATTTTTGAAGAAATAGGAGAAAAAACATTTATTACGTTCTCCCATTATAATATTGGAAATCTGCTTTTTAATCAGAGTCGCTTTGATGAGGCAGCTACCTACTTTTATGAAAGCATCGAAAAGGCTAATGAAATAGGTAACAGAAACATTATTTTGATGGCCAATAAGAAATTGGCTGAGCTTTATGCTTCCCAAAAGGATTACTTATCCGCGTATAATTGTCGTTTGAATTTTGATTCCATCAAAGAAAAAATAATTGAAGAGGATAATTTGCAAAAATTAACAGACTTAGAAAAAAAATATGAATCAGAAAAAAACGAGAAAGAAATTTTCAAACTGAATTTAATAAACATCGAGCATAATTTAGCGGAAGAAAAAAGCAGGTTAACTAGCCTGTCATTATCTGTAAGTGTAATTATTTTATTTGCAGGGGGAATTGTGTTATATAAAAGAAATAAAGAAAAGAAGGGTATTAATTTAAAACTTGAAACGGCTGTAAAAGATAGAACGATTCGGTTGGAAAACCAAAATTTAGAAAAGGAATTGATGCTTAAGGAAATTCACCATAGGGTTAAAAATAATTTGCAACTTATTTCAAGTTTACTCAACCTCCAATTGCATTACAATCCTACCATGTCTGCTCCTCAGGTAGTTGCACAGTTCAACAATAAAATTAAATGCATGGCCATGATACATGATAAATTATATGCAGCAACCGATTTTAAAAGCTTAAATGTTAAAGAATATTTTTCTGATTTATGTTATTTTATTAAATCAATGTCTGATTCTCCATTGACTGAAATGGAATTTAATATTGAAAGTCATGATCTTCCATTGGATAAAATGATTCCCTGTGGCTTAATTTTAAATGAACTTGTTTCTAATTCATTAAAGCATGGAATTACAGTAGAGCCTAAGGGTAGGGTCAGAGTTGAATTTCAAAAAACAGGTTCAATTTATTGCTTAAGAGTAGTTGATAATGGAATTGGATTTCCAGGAGAAATAGATTTTAAAAATTTAGATTCACTGGGATTAACCCTTGTTCATAGCCTTGTGGAGCAATTAAACGGAGAAATTAAATTTATAAAAGATAAAGAAACTACTGTTTTAGTATGTTTCTCTCTTGATAAACAAGCATAA